The following proteins come from a genomic window of Catenulispora sp. GP43:
- a CDS encoding sigma-70 family RNA polymerase sigma factor — protein MDSTEWLAERFEENRRHLRAVAFRMLGSLSEADDAVQESWLRLSRQREERVDAIDNLTGWLTTVVARVALTMLKARGREESLEAVRVPEPIISPEDGLDPEHEALLADAVGLALLVVLETLQPAERLAFVLHDMFAVPFEDIAVIVGRSPAAARQLASRARRRVRGADAVPDADLGRQREVVKAFTTASRGGDFAALVAVLDPDVVLRADYGSLPAGLKLLRGAEAVARQALMFARFAADARPALVNGAPGRVTIVDGEPAAVMGFTVVDGRIKEIDILVDPDRLAELDLTIFEA, from the coding sequence GTGGACAGCACCGAATGGCTCGCCGAACGCTTCGAGGAGAACCGGCGCCACCTGCGAGCCGTCGCCTTCCGGATGCTGGGCTCGCTGTCCGAGGCCGACGACGCCGTCCAGGAGTCCTGGCTGCGCCTGAGCCGGCAGCGCGAGGAGCGCGTGGACGCCATCGACAACCTGACCGGCTGGCTCACCACGGTCGTCGCCCGGGTGGCCCTGACCATGCTCAAGGCGCGCGGCCGCGAGGAGTCGCTGGAGGCGGTCCGCGTCCCGGAGCCGATCATCTCGCCGGAGGACGGCCTGGACCCCGAGCACGAGGCGCTGCTCGCCGACGCCGTCGGCCTGGCCCTGCTGGTGGTCCTGGAAACGCTGCAGCCGGCCGAGCGCTTGGCGTTCGTGCTGCACGACATGTTCGCCGTCCCCTTCGAGGACATCGCGGTGATCGTCGGCAGGAGCCCGGCGGCGGCCCGGCAGCTGGCCAGCAGGGCCCGGCGCCGGGTGCGGGGCGCCGACGCCGTCCCGGACGCCGACCTGGGCCGGCAGCGGGAGGTGGTGAAGGCCTTCACCACGGCCTCGCGCGGCGGCGACTTCGCCGCGCTGGTCGCGGTCCTGGACCCGGACGTGGTGCTGCGCGCCGACTACGGCAGCCTGCCGGCCGGCCTGAAGCTGCTGCGCGGCGCCGAGGCGGTGGCCCGGCAGGCGCTGATGTTCGCCCGCTTCGCGGCGGACGCGCGCCCGGCGCTCGTCAACGGAGCGCCGGGGCGGGTCACGATCGTGGACGGCGAGCCCGCCGCGGTCATGGGGTTCACCGTGGTGGACGGCCGGATCAAGGAGATCGACATCCTGGTCGACCCGGACCGGCTGGCCGAGCTCGACCTCACGATATTCGAGGCCTGA
- a CDS encoding NUDIX hydrolase — MYPAARPSRVTDTAIRDLLASYLTRHPDQAERLRPFTAALADPEHVTGLTDRGTRPGHVTTGAFVVAADGRLLQIAHKSLHRWLNPGGHTEPEDASLADAARRELREETGLGEEHVTLIGDPVLPLAIDAHRIPANPAKGEPEHWHFDFRYAFLLNGTPDATDVELQLEEVDDYRWIPLEQADLGQDAARLAAVLAGAVTNRAAEGS, encoded by the coding sequence ATGTACCCAGCTGCCCGGCCCTCACGCGTGACCGACACCGCGATCCGCGATCTCCTCGCGAGCTATCTGACGCGCCATCCGGACCAGGCCGAGCGCCTGCGGCCGTTCACCGCCGCGCTGGCCGACCCGGAGCACGTGACCGGCCTGACCGACCGGGGGACCCGGCCCGGCCACGTCACCACCGGCGCCTTCGTCGTGGCCGCCGACGGCCGGCTGCTGCAGATCGCGCACAAGTCCCTGCACCGCTGGCTCAACCCCGGCGGCCACACCGAGCCCGAGGACGCGTCCCTGGCCGACGCGGCGCGTCGCGAGCTGCGCGAGGAGACGGGCCTGGGCGAGGAGCACGTCACCCTCATCGGCGACCCGGTCCTGCCGCTGGCCATCGACGCGCACCGGATCCCGGCCAACCCGGCCAAGGGCGAACCAGAGCACTGGCACTTCGACTTCCGCTATGCGTTCCTGCTCAACGGCACCCCGGACGCCACCGACGTCGAGCTCCAGCTGGAGGAGGTCGACGACTACCGCTGGATCCCCTTGGAGCAGGCCGATCTCGGCCAGGACGCGGCCCGCCTCGCCGCGGTCTTGGCCGGTGCTGTCACAAACCGCGCGGCCGAAGGGTCATAG
- a CDS encoding NAD(P)/FAD-dependent oxidoreductase produces MSRPKILVVGSGFAGTECAHKLEKKLSIDDAEIRLVTPVNHQLYLPLLPHVASGVLTPQAVAVSLRRMLKRTLIIPGGAIGIDTETKSVVVRKIDGQEVVEHYDYLVLTPGSVTRQFNIPGVDKHAVGVKTLAEAAWIRDHVIAQLDLAAVADTEEERESRLQFVVVGGGYAGTETAAYLQRLTSEAVKRYPNLDGSLIKWHLVDIAPRLMPELGEKLGEKALKILKKRGLHVSLGVSVAECTEDTVTLTDGRVLPCRTLIWTAGVAPSPLIATMGAATNRGRLVVNADLSVPDLPGVFALGDAAAVPDLAKGGDAICPPTAQHAMRQGWTAAENVMSAVRGFPTKDYHHKDLGLVVDLGGLKAVSKPLGIPLSGLPAQVVARGYHIMALRTFAARFRTGAGWLLNSLVGDDFVRTGFQAEKAASLRDFEYTDVYLTREEILQRTRDKAAAAAVASDSQTPASAA; encoded by the coding sequence ATGAGCCGCCCCAAGATACTCGTCGTCGGCAGCGGCTTCGCGGGCACCGAGTGCGCGCACAAGCTGGAGAAGAAGCTCTCCATCGACGACGCCGAGATCCGCTTGGTGACGCCGGTCAACCACCAGCTCTACCTGCCGCTGCTGCCGCACGTCGCCTCCGGCGTGCTGACGCCGCAGGCCGTGGCCGTCTCGCTGCGCCGGATGCTCAAGCGCACGCTGATCATCCCGGGCGGCGCGATCGGCATCGACACCGAGACCAAGTCGGTGGTGGTGCGCAAGATCGACGGCCAGGAGGTGGTCGAGCACTACGACTACCTGGTGCTCACGCCGGGCAGCGTGACGCGCCAGTTCAACATCCCCGGCGTGGACAAGCACGCGGTCGGCGTGAAGACGCTGGCCGAGGCGGCGTGGATCCGCGACCACGTGATCGCGCAGCTGGACCTGGCCGCCGTCGCCGACACCGAGGAGGAGCGCGAGTCCCGGCTGCAGTTCGTGGTGGTCGGCGGCGGCTACGCGGGCACCGAGACGGCGGCGTACCTGCAGCGGCTGACCTCCGAGGCGGTGAAGCGCTACCCGAACCTGGACGGCAGCCTGATCAAGTGGCACCTGGTCGACATCGCGCCGCGGCTGATGCCCGAACTCGGCGAGAAGCTCGGCGAGAAGGCGCTGAAGATCCTGAAGAAGCGCGGTCTGCACGTCTCCCTGGGCGTTTCGGTCGCGGAGTGCACCGAGGACACGGTCACCCTGACCGACGGCCGGGTGCTGCCCTGCCGCACGCTGATCTGGACCGCCGGCGTGGCCCCGAGCCCGCTGATCGCCACCATGGGCGCGGCCACCAACCGCGGCCGCCTGGTGGTCAACGCCGACCTGTCGGTCCCGGACCTGCCCGGCGTCTTCGCCCTCGGCGACGCCGCCGCCGTCCCGGACCTGGCCAAGGGCGGCGACGCGATCTGCCCGCCGACCGCCCAGCACGCGATGCGCCAGGGCTGGACCGCCGCCGAGAACGTGATGTCGGCGGTCCGCGGCTTCCCGACGAAGGACTACCACCACAAGGACCTGGGCCTGGTCGTGGACCTCGGCGGCCTGAAGGCGGTCAGCAAGCCCCTGGGCATCCCGCTGTCCGGCCTGCCCGCGCAGGTCGTCGCCCGCGGCTACCACATCATGGCGCTGCGCACCTTCGCCGCCCGCTTCCGCACCGGCGCCGGCTGGCTGCTGAACTCGCTGGTCGGCGACGACTTCGTGCGCACCGGCTTCCAGGCCGAGAAGGCCGCGTCGCTGCGCGACTTCGAGTACACGGACGTGTACCTGACGCGTGAGGAAATTCTGCAGCGGACCCGCGACAAGGCGGCCGCCGCCGCGGTGGCGTCCGATTCGCAGACGCCCGCTTCGGCGGCGTGA
- a CDS encoding serine/threonine-protein kinase, with amino-acid sequence MAELNANDPARIGPYELLGTLGSGGMGRVYLGQDPDGERVAVKVVHSDMAREPEFRRRFRREIEALRAVSGPGIASILNADAEAERPWLATEYVDGPSLHEVVALSGTLDAAALRALGADLARTLAAVHALNLVHRDIKPTNLLLSADGPKLIDFGIARDLAASTITRTGFAVGTPQFMAPEQLESGHKTGTAADVFALAGLLVFAATGHGPFGDGTPAQLLYGIVHSEPELDDVPADLRPLLTRCLAKDPAQRPTARRVAQELDRPAAAGDPEATVPLGDAQDGPSSPTGPSSPTGPGSPTGSGGATGSGSPASLGGPANPDSSAIPGGAAGPDGSAESGGPANRGGAADPASPAGGGRRRRRAAVVGVGTLTALVVAAAVLMEGNGVWGDNSDHSPKSGAQAGGRTSASDPTGVSGAGTSSGGGGPSGGAPTNRGAALSSGPSGSGSASGSAASGTGSAPSGGSSGNGTSGGPGPTTANQPTGGHTSSSVSPPTRTATSTHTVPPPSHVSSTPPAPPAGSAPGPVTGLSTHVDAPEYITMTISWSADPGADSYLLRYTESGRTGEPTDPESGTSADIPIIPGETVCIQLQGVNSHGASVWSPASPDCVIALSN; translated from the coding sequence ATGGCAGAGCTGAACGCGAACGATCCGGCCCGGATCGGCCCGTACGAGCTGTTGGGCACTCTCGGATCCGGCGGCATGGGCCGCGTCTACCTGGGTCAGGATCCGGACGGCGAACGTGTCGCGGTCAAGGTCGTCCACTCCGACATGGCGCGCGAGCCGGAGTTCCGCCGCCGCTTCCGACGGGAGATCGAAGCCCTGCGCGCGGTGTCCGGCCCCGGGATCGCCTCGATCCTCAACGCCGACGCCGAGGCGGAGCGGCCGTGGCTGGCCACCGAGTACGTGGACGGGCCGTCGCTGCACGAGGTGGTCGCCCTCAGCGGAACGCTGGACGCGGCGGCGCTGCGGGCACTCGGCGCCGACCTGGCCCGGACCCTGGCCGCGGTCCATGCCCTGAACCTCGTCCACCGGGACATCAAGCCGACCAACCTGCTGCTGTCCGCCGACGGCCCGAAGCTGATCGACTTCGGGATCGCCCGCGACCTGGCGGCCAGCACCATCACCCGGACCGGGTTCGCGGTCGGCACGCCGCAGTTCATGGCACCCGAACAGCTGGAGTCGGGCCATAAGACCGGCACGGCCGCCGACGTCTTCGCACTCGCCGGACTGCTGGTGTTCGCGGCGACCGGCCACGGACCGTTCGGCGACGGGACTCCGGCGCAGCTGCTGTACGGGATCGTCCACTCCGAGCCGGAGCTCGACGACGTGCCGGCGGACCTGCGGCCGCTGCTGACGCGGTGCCTGGCGAAGGATCCGGCGCAGCGGCCCACGGCGAGGCGAGTGGCTCAGGAGTTGGACCGGCCGGCGGCCGCCGGGGATCCCGAAGCCACAGTCCCGCTCGGCGATGCTCAGGACGGCCCTAGCAGCCCCACGGGCCCTAGCAGCCCCACGGGCCCTGGTAGCCCCACGGGCTCTGGCGGCGCCACGGGCTCTGGCAGCCCCGCGAGCCTTGGCGGCCCTGCGAACCCTGACAGCTCTGCGATCCCTGGCGGCGCCGCTGGCCCTGACGGCTCTGCGGAGTCTGGCGGCCCCGCGAACCGTGGCGGTGCCGCAGACCCTGCCAGCCCTGCCGGCGGCGGGCGCCGGCGTCGGCGCGCGGCTGTGGTGGGAGTCGGGACGCTCACAGCTCTAGTCGTCGCCGCGGCAGTGCTGATGGAGGGAAACGGGGTTTGGGGCGACAACTCCGATCACTCACCGAAGAGCGGGGCCCAGGCCGGCGGTCGGACTTCGGCCTCTGATCCGACAGGCGTGTCGGGCGCCGGTACATCGTCGGGCGGCGGCGGACCGTCCGGTGGTGCCCCGACGAACCGGGGCGCGGCGCTGTCCTCCGGTCCGTCAGGGTCCGGATCGGCGTCCGGATCAGCCGCGAGCGGTACGGGCAGCGCTCCGAGCGGCGGATCGAGCGGCAACGGCACCAGCGGCGGCCCGGGTCCGACCACCGCCAATCAGCCCACCGGCGGCCACACCAGCAGCTCGGTCAGCCCGCCGACGAGGACCGCCACCTCGACCCACACCGTGCCCCCGCCGTCCCACGTCTCGTCCACTCCGCCGGCGCCGCCGGCGGGCAGCGCACCGGGACCCGTGACCGGGCTCAGCACGCACGTCGACGCGCCGGAGTACATCACGATGACGATCAGCTGGTCCGCCGATCCGGGCGCGGACAGTTACCTGCTCCGATACACCGAGTCGGGGCGTACCGGTGAGCCGACCGATCCGGAATCGGGAACCAGCGCGGACATCCCCATCATCCCGGGGGAGACGGTCTGCATCCAGCTTCAGGGCGTGAACTCCCACGGTGCGTCCGTCTGGTCGCCGGCCAGTCCGGACTGCGTGATCGCCTTGTCGAACTGA
- a CDS encoding right-handed parallel beta-helix repeat-containing protein, with the protein MKAHLRASISALGAMTLGAVGLLAVTVPTAHAAGTVYYVDCSAAGDGSGSSGSPWNALADPDGHVFTAGDTLSFKAGTTCDGTLTPQGSGASGSPITVNAYGSGAAPVIEGGGATEATVHLVDQSYWTISGLKVQNSSSTRAQHEGILVEVAGSANQAGISITGNEVANVAGWGDKTGTNASWFSYSAGIAVRVATGSGVFNGVSVTNNNVHDTGGGGIKVEGEASAMSTGVYIGHNTITAAGGDGIVVHDSDSPLVEYNTATELGLGAYPFVAGNFAGMWPYHSNNPTFQYNSVGAQTGVVNDATAWDCDVSNTGTCLYQYNYSYNNAGGFYLDCLSGCGGAATTTNAVLRYNISRDDCRFTNSSTGTGTHFIYNNTFFCPGKPISDTLGGNVVWQNNIFVAPTASWASDSSATFDSNTYFGGVAAPSSGDAHAHTADPQLINDAAGTLAIKLHTTSPELGTGAVVANNGGKDYFGNAVSATTAPNRGAYNGSGDDSVLPFSASLNDTAVTSDANRWAASLNSATQSGKSFSATALATAGLSAGGDVTAAGVDFGPWHPQALDATDNVIATGQTIAVTGTGTKVGFLGFSTTHGVTESGTLHFTDGTSQAFTLTLSDWTDTTPASGDTLVAKAAYANQHTSTYNGSTTTSSGSFSVWAYSVALPAGKTLASVTLPNLAASSATSQHLFAFAVS; encoded by the coding sequence GTGAAAGCGCATCTGCGCGCTTCCATCTCGGCGCTGGGGGCCATGACCCTCGGCGCCGTCGGCCTGCTGGCCGTCACGGTCCCGACCGCACACGCGGCCGGGACCGTGTACTACGTGGACTGCTCGGCCGCCGGTGACGGCAGCGGGTCCTCGGGTTCGCCGTGGAACGCCCTCGCCGATCCCGACGGCCATGTCTTCACCGCCGGCGACACGCTGTCCTTCAAGGCCGGGACCACCTGCGACGGCACGCTGACGCCGCAGGGCTCCGGCGCCTCGGGCTCGCCGATCACCGTCAACGCCTACGGTTCCGGTGCCGCACCGGTCATCGAGGGCGGCGGCGCGACCGAGGCCACGGTCCACCTGGTGGACCAGAGCTACTGGACCATCAGTGGTCTGAAGGTCCAGAACAGCTCGTCCACCCGGGCGCAGCACGAGGGCATCCTGGTCGAGGTCGCGGGTTCGGCGAACCAGGCCGGGATCTCGATCACCGGCAACGAGGTCGCCAACGTGGCCGGCTGGGGCGACAAGACCGGGACGAACGCGTCGTGGTTCTCGTACTCGGCGGGCATCGCCGTGCGCGTGGCCACCGGATCGGGCGTCTTCAACGGCGTGTCCGTGACGAACAACAACGTGCACGACACCGGGGGCGGCGGCATCAAGGTCGAGGGCGAGGCCTCGGCGATGAGCACCGGCGTCTACATCGGGCACAACACCATCACCGCGGCCGGCGGCGACGGGATCGTGGTGCACGACAGCGACTCCCCGCTGGTGGAGTACAACACGGCGACCGAGCTCGGGCTCGGGGCGTACCCGTTCGTGGCCGGGAACTTCGCCGGGATGTGGCCGTACCACAGCAACAATCCGACGTTCCAGTACAACAGCGTCGGGGCGCAGACCGGGGTCGTGAACGACGCGACCGCGTGGGACTGCGACGTCAGCAACACCGGCACCTGCCTGTACCAGTACAACTACTCGTACAACAACGCCGGCGGCTTCTACCTCGACTGCCTGTCCGGCTGCGGCGGGGCGGCGACGACCACCAACGCGGTGCTCCGCTACAACATCTCGCGCGACGACTGCCGGTTCACCAACTCCAGCACCGGCACCGGCACGCACTTCATCTACAACAACACTTTCTTCTGCCCGGGCAAGCCGATCTCGGACACGCTCGGCGGCAACGTGGTGTGGCAGAACAACATCTTCGTGGCCCCGACGGCCTCCTGGGCCTCGGATTCCTCGGCGACGTTCGACTCCAACACGTACTTCGGAGGCGTCGCCGCACCCTCCTCCGGCGACGCGCACGCCCACACCGCCGACCCGCAGCTGATCAACGACGCGGCCGGCACGCTGGCCATCAAGCTGCACACCACCTCGCCGGAGCTGGGCACCGGCGCGGTCGTGGCGAACAACGGCGGCAAGGACTACTTCGGCAACGCGGTGTCCGCCACCACCGCCCCGAACCGCGGCGCCTACAACGGATCGGGCGACGACAGTGTCCTGCCGTTCTCGGCGTCGCTGAACGACACCGCGGTCACGTCCGACGCCAACCGCTGGGCCGCCAGCCTCAACTCCGCGACGCAGAGCGGCAAGAGCTTCTCCGCGACCGCGCTGGCGACGGCCGGCCTGTCCGCGGGCGGTGATGTCACCGCGGCCGGCGTGGACTTCGGCCCCTGGCATCCGCAGGCCTTGGACGCCACCGACAACGTGATCGCCACCGGCCAGACCATCGCGGTCACCGGTACCGGTACGAAGGTCGGGTTCCTGGGCTTCAGCACCACCCACGGCGTGACGGAGAGCGGCACGCTGCACTTCACGGACGGCACGTCACAGGCCTTCACGCTGACGCTGTCGGACTGGACGGACACCACCCCGGCGTCCGGCGACACGCTGGTGGCCAAGGCGGCGTACGCGAACCAGCACACGTCTACGTACAACGGGAGCACGACGACCTCGAGCGGGTCGTTCTCGGTGTGGGCGTACTCGGTCGCGCTGCCGGCGGGCAAGACGCTGGCGTCCGTGACGCTGCCGAACCTGGCGGCCTCCAGCGCGACGTCGCAGCACCTGTTCGCCTTTGCAGTGAGCTGA
- a CDS encoding carbohydrate ABC transporter permease, translating into MSTATTGSRAESAAQDPRTPAAAPAGRRRVPWARLPGAALIWLFVAFCAFTFLFILLSSLKSSYNVLNHPFGLPTELKFSNWSRAWHDGGFGPAFVNSALVVVAAAAGTVLLASPAAYVLGRNQNRLSGGVSMYFVLGLGIPMQIIVLPLYSIMAKAHLIDNLAGLIVLYIVVNLPFTVYLLMSFFASLPGELEEAAALDGVGPGMTFWRIMLPLARGGLMTALTLVAIACWNETFLALMFLQTNDNFTLPLALVNFLTQQQFTGEDFGVMFAGVSIAVLPMLALYAWLGRRITEGLTLGAGK; encoded by the coding sequence ATGAGCACCGCAACGACCGGGTCCCGCGCTGAGAGCGCGGCGCAGGACCCCCGCACCCCGGCGGCGGCCCCCGCCGGCCGCCGCCGGGTACCGTGGGCCCGTCTTCCGGGCGCCGCGCTGATCTGGCTGTTCGTCGCCTTCTGCGCGTTCACGTTCCTGTTCATCCTGCTCAGCTCGCTGAAGTCGAGCTACAACGTGCTGAACCACCCGTTCGGGCTGCCGACCGAGCTGAAGTTCTCCAACTGGAGCCGGGCCTGGCACGACGGCGGCTTCGGGCCGGCCTTCGTGAACTCGGCGCTGGTGGTGGTGGCGGCCGCGGCCGGGACCGTGCTGCTGGCCTCGCCGGCGGCGTACGTCCTGGGCCGCAACCAGAACCGGCTCTCCGGCGGCGTGAGCATGTACTTCGTGCTGGGCCTGGGCATCCCGATGCAGATCATCGTGCTGCCGCTGTACTCGATCATGGCCAAGGCGCACCTGATCGACAACCTGGCCGGGCTGATCGTGCTCTACATCGTGGTGAACCTGCCGTTCACGGTGTACCTGCTGATGTCGTTCTTCGCCTCGCTGCCCGGCGAGCTGGAGGAGGCCGCGGCGCTGGACGGCGTGGGCCCGGGGATGACGTTCTGGCGGATCATGCTGCCGCTGGCCAGGGGCGGCCTGATGACGGCGCTGACGCTGGTGGCGATCGCGTGCTGGAACGAGACGTTCCTGGCGCTGATGTTCCTGCAGACCAATGACAACTTCACGCTGCCGCTGGCGCTGGTCAACTTCCTGACCCAGCAGCAGTTCACCGGCGAGGACTTCGGTGTGATGTTCGCCGGGGTGTCCATCGCGGTGCTGCCCATGCTCGCGCTGTACGCGTGGCTCGGGCGCCGGATCACCGAGGGGCTGACCCTCGGAGCGGGGAAGTAG
- a CDS encoding carbohydrate ABC transporter permease — MTSATVGVRRGRAKGSPLARRRRRVFGPFLAPALILYTVLFMVPTGYSFYASFTSWDGFSNPRWKGTLNYDHLTHDPAFKDAFFNTLKLLFGCGIFLFVLSFAFMLMLREMKGRRFIQGFIFLPHIVSGVALAAFWDFLLNHDGMLNKGLHSFGLGPVDWLKPQWQFNAILLAIVWINTGYYVTILMAGVDRIPPYYYEEAKLAGTNSWQRFRHITLPMSWDVVGTAAVLWTIGTVKIFEFILAFSGSQGNLPTTNQWTSAMYVYGETIGGTSPIYDFGRACAGAVVTLVAVVVVVVVLRRVTSRDRLEL, encoded by the coding sequence GTGACCAGCGCCACCGTCGGTGTCCGGCGGGGCCGGGCCAAGGGTTCGCCCCTGGCCCGGCGCCGCCGGCGCGTCTTCGGGCCGTTCCTGGCACCCGCGCTGATCCTGTACACGGTCCTGTTCATGGTGCCGACCGGGTACTCGTTCTACGCGAGCTTCACCAGCTGGGACGGGTTCTCGAACCCGCGGTGGAAGGGCACGCTGAACTACGACCACCTCACGCACGACCCGGCGTTCAAGGACGCCTTCTTCAACACCCTGAAGCTGCTGTTCGGGTGCGGCATCTTCCTGTTCGTCCTGAGCTTCGCCTTCATGCTGATGCTGCGCGAGATGAAGGGCCGCCGGTTCATCCAGGGCTTCATCTTCCTGCCGCACATCGTCTCCGGCGTGGCGCTGGCCGCGTTCTGGGACTTCCTGCTGAACCACGACGGGATGCTGAACAAGGGCCTGCACTCCTTCGGCCTGGGGCCGGTGGACTGGCTCAAGCCGCAGTGGCAGTTCAACGCGATCCTGCTCGCCATCGTCTGGATCAACACCGGGTACTACGTGACGATCCTGATGGCCGGCGTGGACCGCATCCCGCCGTACTACTACGAAGAGGCCAAGCTCGCCGGGACCAACTCCTGGCAGCGCTTCCGGCACATCACGCTGCCGATGTCCTGGGACGTGGTCGGGACCGCGGCGGTGCTGTGGACCATCGGCACGGTCAAGATCTTCGAGTTCATCCTCGCCTTCTCCGGCTCGCAGGGGAACCTGCCCACCACCAACCAGTGGACGTCGGCGATGTACGTCTACGGCGAGACCATCGGCGGCACGTCCCCGATCTACGACTTCGGCCGGGCCTGTGCCGGCGCGGTCGTCACCCTGGTGGCGGTCGTGGTGGTGGTCGTCGTCCTGCGCCGGGTCACCAGCCGCGACCGGCTCGAGCTTTGA
- a CDS encoding ABC transporter substrate-binding protein codes for MRTSKNVYRAGVIAAAVAVSAASLSACGSSSKPGTSSGTKASGSTSFTYWSMWQQNEPQAKVIKKAADDFTAATGIKVNIQWQGRDVITKLTPTLRTGSSADLVDQSVNALGALVAKDETTDLSGLYGTTIPGESQTVGQVIPDSYKPFLNDKSGKPFIAPYEVSSEGLWFDASKFPDLAANPPKTWDDLLALFAKAKGMGLTPLAVPGDDKYWVLLTLQRELGTDGLKKLASDKTGAAWDDPNVLKAAKLVQDLRDKGDILKGYESSKSIDEEGDWAKGQAAFYLSGTWVPSEAAPNATAGFKFDSIQLPALDSGNTDTGINFFGFAVPKTAKHSDAAEKFVAFFMKKEELSGISTQALNLTPRADIDPPAQLASMSKALTGTVYADQGHLSVDYADWTNKMLNPEMIRLITGQDDAAKFVANGKQGTIDYWKSAS; via the coding sequence ATGCGAACCAGTAAGAACGTCTACCGCGCCGGCGTCATAGCCGCCGCGGTGGCCGTCTCGGCCGCGAGCCTGTCGGCCTGCGGCAGCTCCAGCAAGCCTGGCACGTCCTCGGGCACCAAGGCCTCGGGCAGCACCTCGTTCACCTACTGGTCGATGTGGCAGCAGAACGAGCCGCAGGCCAAGGTGATCAAGAAGGCCGCCGACGACTTCACCGCCGCCACCGGCATCAAGGTGAACATCCAGTGGCAGGGCCGCGACGTCATCACCAAGCTGACCCCGACCCTGCGCACCGGCTCCTCGGCAGACCTGGTCGACCAGTCGGTGAACGCCCTGGGCGCGCTGGTGGCCAAGGACGAGACCACCGACCTGAGCGGCTTGTACGGCACCACGATCCCCGGCGAGTCCCAGACCGTCGGCCAGGTCATCCCGGACAGCTACAAGCCGTTCCTCAACGACAAGAGCGGCAAGCCGTTCATCGCCCCCTACGAGGTCTCCTCCGAAGGCCTGTGGTTCGACGCGTCCAAGTTCCCGGACCTGGCCGCCAACCCGCCGAAGACCTGGGACGACCTGCTGGCCCTGTTCGCCAAGGCCAAGGGCATGGGCCTGACCCCGCTGGCGGTCCCCGGCGACGACAAGTACTGGGTGCTGCTCACGCTCCAGCGCGAACTCGGTACCGACGGCCTGAAGAAGCTGGCCAGCGACAAGACCGGTGCCGCGTGGGACGACCCCAACGTCCTCAAGGCCGCGAAGCTGGTCCAGGACCTGCGGGACAAGGGCGACATCCTCAAGGGCTACGAGTCCAGCAAGAGCATCGACGAAGAGGGCGACTGGGCCAAGGGCCAGGCCGCGTTCTACCTGTCCGGCACCTGGGTGCCCTCCGAGGCCGCGCCGAACGCCACCGCCGGCTTCAAGTTCGACAGCATCCAGCTGCCGGCCCTGGACTCGGGCAACACCGACACCGGCATCAACTTCTTCGGCTTCGCGGTCCCCAAGACCGCCAAGCACTCTGACGCCGCCGAGAAGTTCGTCGCCTTCTTCATGAAGAAGGAGGAGCTCTCCGGCATCTCCACCCAGGCGCTGAACCTGACGCCGCGCGCCGACATCGACCCGCCGGCCCAGCTGGCCTCGATGAGCAAGGCGCTGACCGGCACCGTCTACGCCGACCAGGGGCACCTGTCCGTGGACTACGCGGACTGGACCAACAAGATGCTGAACCCCGAGATGATCCGCCTGATCACCGGCCAGGACGACGCCGCGAAGTTCGTCGCCAACGGCAAGCAGGGCACGATCGACTACTGGAAGTCCGCGTCGTGA